Proteins encoded by one window of Synechococcus sp. WH 7805:
- a CDS encoding Re/Si-specific NAD(P)(+) transhydrogenase subunit alpha, with protein MPILLIPVETAAGETRVAASPETVKKFIALGCRVVLERGAGRTSGFLDEAYSEAGAHLVTPGDSQAWEEADVLLCVQSPSPAHLGRLRRGALVVGLLAPYANVELDAALKRCGLSAMALELLPRISRAQSADALSSQANIAGYKSVLLASAALDRYFPMLMTAAGTVQPARVVVLGAGVAGLQAVATARRLGAVVYVSDIRPAVKEQVESLGARFIDPPEMEDKPAESGGYAKQASDAFLAAQRQQLSDQLAEADVAICTAQVPGRRAPRLISEDMLDRMRPGAVVVDLAVAQGGNCADTVPSQTVDRNGVKLIGANDLPCSVPNHASFLYSKNLLALLQPMLQDSQLTLDLEDELIAGCLISQDGNIRRSDVLTPGAN; from the coding sequence TTGCCCATACTTTTGATCCCGGTGGAGACAGCGGCGGGGGAAACCCGCGTTGCGGCCTCACCGGAAACAGTCAAGAAGTTCATCGCTCTCGGTTGTCGGGTGGTGCTCGAACGTGGAGCCGGACGAACGTCCGGTTTTCTCGATGAGGCCTATTCCGAGGCCGGTGCGCACCTGGTGACTCCAGGAGACAGTCAGGCCTGGGAAGAGGCCGACGTGCTTCTGTGCGTCCAGTCGCCCTCTCCTGCCCACCTCGGCCGATTGCGCCGAGGCGCGCTGGTGGTGGGTCTGCTCGCTCCTTACGCCAATGTCGAGCTCGATGCAGCGTTGAAGCGTTGCGGCCTCTCGGCCATGGCCCTTGAGCTGTTGCCTCGGATCAGCCGTGCCCAGTCCGCTGATGCGTTGTCTTCACAGGCCAACATCGCCGGTTACAAGTCTGTTCTGTTGGCTTCAGCGGCGCTGGATCGCTACTTCCCGATGCTGATGACTGCGGCGGGCACCGTCCAGCCTGCACGGGTCGTGGTGCTCGGTGCAGGGGTGGCCGGTCTTCAGGCCGTGGCGACTGCACGCCGGCTGGGTGCCGTGGTCTACGTCAGCGATATCCGGCCGGCGGTCAAGGAGCAGGTGGAATCCCTCGGTGCCCGCTTCATCGATCCTCCCGAGATGGAGGACAAACCCGCCGAGTCGGGTGGTTACGCGAAACAGGCCTCCGATGCCTTTCTTGCGGCCCAGCGTCAGCAGCTGTCCGATCAGCTCGCCGAGGCCGACGTGGCCATCTGCACCGCACAGGTGCCAGGTCGGCGTGCACCGCGTTTAATCAGTGAAGACATGCTCGATCGCATGCGCCCCGGGGCGGTGGTGGTGGATCTGGCCGTCGCGCAGGGAGGCAACTGCGCAGACACCGTTCCCTCTCAAACCGTTGATCGCAACGGTGTGAAGTTGATCGGTGCGAATGACCTCCCCTGCTCCGTTCCGAACCACGCCAGCTTCCTTTACTCCAAAAACCTGCTGGCGCTGCTGCAGCCCATGCTTCAAGACAGCCAGCTGACCCTCGACCTCGAGGATGAGCTCATTGCCGGTTGCCTGATCAGTCAGGACGGCAACATTCGCCGCAGCGACGTTCTCACCCCAGGAGCCAACTGA
- a CDS encoding DEAD/DEAH box helicase, translated as MLRRRLDPVASGTRDVLIHAGPGAGKTLGALLAFQAMKQEERLSRVLVFCHRTSILEQWQRAAERLGLQLQAWNGPGSAPFEADGWMVSYQGAGRQTEALKAELALWSNGEHLAIADEAHHLGVEPEEPEGPVWGRTFLDLSQSARLRLGLTGTPFRADNLAFCAARRVQVEQDGERMEQIQPDLSVEPRELIAAGDVRPLEFRFQDGWVEHSQDGQPDREVSPLSSEQRESWRARNLRRAIRLADSSSIALQLLLRARSQLERVRQHHPRAAGLVIARDIDHARTISSLLKEQGDRVDLVHSQDPGASDRLNRFERGDADWLVSIDMCAEGFDAPRLRVVAYLTTVATRSRFIQGITRAVRLCGERANLEAIPRDPSFVFAPADPLLMQYARNWSLSEPYRIAAPARSETPEEFATGGSWRGPSLPLEAVGDGAGAVIRMRTPELPDFLQR; from the coding sequence CTGCTGCGCCGACGACTGGATCCGGTTGCTTCGGGCACACGAGATGTGCTGATCCATGCGGGGCCTGGGGCCGGTAAAACCCTCGGCGCCCTACTCGCCTTCCAGGCGATGAAGCAAGAAGAGCGTCTCAGTCGTGTGCTCGTGTTCTGCCACCGCACCTCGATTCTCGAACAGTGGCAACGAGCGGCCGAGCGCCTGGGACTGCAACTACAAGCCTGGAACGGTCCCGGAAGTGCCCCGTTCGAAGCCGACGGTTGGATGGTGAGTTATCAGGGGGCAGGCCGACAAACCGAGGCACTCAAGGCCGAGCTCGCCCTATGGAGCAATGGCGAGCATCTGGCGATCGCAGACGAAGCCCACCATCTCGGCGTGGAGCCGGAAGAGCCCGAAGGACCGGTGTGGGGCCGGACGTTTTTAGACCTGAGTCAGAGCGCCAGGCTGCGGCTCGGGCTGACTGGAACGCCCTTCCGCGCCGACAACTTGGCGTTCTGTGCCGCCCGGAGAGTGCAGGTGGAGCAGGACGGTGAGCGGATGGAGCAGATCCAGCCAGATCTCAGTGTGGAGCCGCGGGAACTGATCGCCGCCGGTGACGTGAGACCGCTGGAATTTCGATTCCAGGATGGGTGGGTGGAACACAGCCAGGACGGTCAGCCTGACCGGGAGGTGTCGCCGTTGTCGTCTGAGCAGCGGGAGAGCTGGCGGGCACGCAACCTGCGCAGGGCCATCCGCCTGGCGGACAGCAGCAGCATCGCGCTGCAACTGTTGCTTCGCGCCCGAAGCCAACTGGAGCGAGTGCGCCAGCACCATCCCCGTGCGGCAGGCCTGGTGATCGCTCGGGACATCGACCACGCCCGAACCATCTCCTCCCTTCTCAAGGAGCAAGGCGACCGGGTGGACCTGGTTCATTCCCAGGACCCGGGAGCTTCGGATCGACTGAACCGCTTTGAACGGGGGGATGCCGACTGGCTTGTGAGCATCGATATGTGCGCCGAAGGATTCGATGCCCCCCGGCTGCGGGTGGTGGCCTATCTGACAACGGTTGCCACCCGAAGCCGTTTCATCCAGGGCATTACCCGGGCCGTACGCCTCTGCGGTGAGAGGGCCAATCTTGAAGCCATTCCCCGCGATCCCTCATTTGTGTTCGCACCGGCCGACCCCCTGTTGATGCAATACGCGCGCAACTGGTCGCTTTCTGAGCCTTATCGCATTGCGGCTCCTGCCAGATCAGAAACGCCAGAGGAGTTCGCGACGGGAGGATCATGGCGAGGGCCGAGCCTGCCCCTGGAAGCCGTCGGTGACGGTGCCGGTGCGGTGATCCGTATGCGAACCCCGGAATTACCGGATTTTTTGCAGCGCTGA
- a CDS encoding NAD(P)H-binding protein produces MQVLVVGGTGTLGRQIARRALDQGHEVRCMVRSPRKAPFLQEWGCELTRGDLLEPASLDYALDGVDAVIDAATSRPNDPQSVYVTDWDGKLNLLRACERAGVKRFVFLSLLGAEKHRDVPLMDIKYCTEKLLKESDLDYTILQGAAFMQGVISQFAIPVLESQTVWVSGSPTPIAYMNTQDMARFAVAALDHAETVRGSFPVVGPKAWNTGEVVQLCELASGKSARVFRVPPVLMRLMEGACSFFEPAVNVAERLAFAEVTGGGGALDAPMESSYSHFGIDASEVTGLEEYIREYYDTILKRLRAMEADLDKDAKKKLPF; encoded by the coding sequence ATGCAGGTTCTGGTGGTTGGTGGAACGGGAACCCTGGGCAGGCAGATTGCCCGTCGTGCCTTGGATCAAGGGCACGAAGTGCGCTGCATGGTGCGTTCTCCGCGCAAAGCTCCTTTTCTGCAGGAGTGGGGGTGTGAGCTGACCCGCGGGGATCTGCTCGAGCCAGCCAGCCTCGATTACGCCCTCGATGGGGTGGATGCCGTGATCGATGCGGCCACCAGCCGCCCTAACGATCCCCAGAGCGTTTATGTCACCGACTGGGACGGCAAACTCAACTTGCTCAGAGCCTGCGAACGCGCGGGGGTGAAGCGGTTTGTGTTCCTCTCATTGCTGGGTGCAGAGAAGCATCGTGATGTGCCGCTGATGGACATCAAATACTGCACCGAGAAGCTGCTCAAGGAGTCAGATCTCGACTACACCATCCTCCAGGGTGCCGCTTTCATGCAGGGGGTGATCAGTCAGTTCGCCATCCCGGTGTTGGAGAGCCAGACCGTCTGGGTGAGCGGCAGTCCCACGCCGATTGCCTACATGAACACCCAGGACATGGCCCGCTTCGCGGTGGCTGCTCTGGATCACGCGGAGACGGTGCGCGGCAGTTTCCCTGTCGTCGGCCCGAAAGCCTGGAATACAGGCGAGGTGGTTCAGCTCTGTGAGCTCGCCTCCGGGAAGTCAGCTCGCGTGTTCCGAGTTCCCCCCGTTCTGATGCGGTTAATGGAAGGTGCTTGCTCCTTTTTCGAGCCTGCCGTGAATGTGGCGGAGCGTTTGGCCTTCGCTGAAGTCACCGGTGGCGGTGGTGCCCTCGACGCACCGATGGAGTCCAGCTACAGCCACTTCGGTATCGATGCGTCGGAGGTGACCGGCCTTGAGGAGTACATCCGGGAGTACTACGACACGATCCTTAAGCGCCTTCGTGCCATGGAGGCGGATCTCGACAAGGACGCCAAGAAGAAGCTTCCGTTCTGA
- the trxB gene encoding thioredoxin-disulfide reductase produces the protein MAVENLVIVGSGPAGYTAAIYAARANLNPLLITGFQRGGIPGGQLMTTTHVENFPGFPDGVLGPDLMDLMKAQAERWGTRLLEADADSIDLSQRPYRIEADGNTIETQALIIATGASANRLSLPNEERFWSHGISACAICDGATPQFRNEELAVVGGGDSACEEAVYLTKYGSHVHLLVRSDRLRASAAMADRVQANPQITVHWNTQVADAEGEAWLSGLRLQRRDSGLEEHLPVKGMFYAIGHTPNTELVRDQLNCDGTGYLITQPGRPETSKEGVFAAGDVADAEWRQGITAAGSGCQAALAAERWLSHNDLAQLVKRDQAEPAKADTPKATAETTESSYDPDALWQKGSYALRKLYHDSRRPLLVVYTSPSCGPCHVLKPQLKRVLDELGGSAQGIEIDIETDQAIAEQAGVNGTPTVQLFYDKQLKQQWRGVKQRSEFMASIRSLLQES, from the coding sequence ATGGCGGTCGAAAACCTGGTGATCGTGGGGTCTGGCCCTGCTGGATACACCGCAGCGATTTATGCCGCCCGCGCCAACCTCAATCCGCTTCTGATCACGGGGTTTCAGCGCGGAGGAATCCCGGGTGGTCAGTTGATGACCACCACCCATGTGGAAAATTTCCCTGGTTTTCCTGATGGCGTGCTGGGTCCTGACCTGATGGACCTGATGAAGGCGCAGGCGGAACGCTGGGGAACGCGCCTGCTAGAGGCTGATGCAGACAGCATCGACCTGAGCCAGAGGCCTTACAGAATTGAAGCCGACGGCAACACCATCGAAACCCAGGCACTGATCATCGCCACAGGTGCAAGTGCCAATCGCCTGAGCCTCCCGAACGAAGAAAGATTCTGGAGCCATGGAATCAGCGCTTGCGCCATCTGCGATGGCGCGACGCCCCAGTTCCGCAATGAGGAGTTGGCCGTGGTGGGCGGCGGTGATTCCGCCTGCGAGGAGGCTGTGTACCTCACTAAATACGGAAGCCATGTGCACCTACTAGTGCGCTCAGACCGCTTGCGTGCCAGTGCCGCCATGGCTGACCGAGTGCAGGCCAATCCGCAGATCACCGTGCACTGGAACACTCAGGTGGCCGACGCTGAAGGAGAGGCATGGCTGAGTGGGTTGCGGCTGCAACGCCGAGATAGCGGCCTGGAAGAGCACCTGCCGGTCAAGGGCATGTTTTATGCCATCGGCCACACGCCGAACACAGAACTGGTGCGCGATCAGCTCAACTGCGATGGCACGGGTTACCTGATCACCCAGCCTGGTCGTCCTGAAACGTCAAAAGAAGGAGTGTTTGCGGCCGGAGATGTCGCGGATGCGGAATGGCGGCAAGGGATTACCGCCGCAGGAAGCGGCTGCCAAGCAGCCCTCGCCGCTGAGCGATGGCTCAGTCACAACGATCTGGCTCAACTCGTGAAGCGCGATCAGGCCGAGCCCGCCAAGGCGGACACACCCAAAGCCACGGCGGAAACCACGGAATCCAGCTACGACCCGGACGCTCTTTGGCAGAAAGGCAGTTACGCCCTCAGGAAGCTCTACCACGACAGCCGGCGTCCGCTCCTGGTTGTTTACACATCCCCCAGTTGCGGCCCATGCCACGTGCTCAAGCCCCAGCTCAAGCGAGTGCTCGATGAGCTCGGAGGAAGCGCTCAGGGGATCGAAATCGATATCGAAACCGACCAGGCCATTGCTGAACAGGCTGGCGTCAATGGCACACCCACCGTGCAGCTGTTTTACGACAAGCAGCTCAAACAGCAATGGCGGGGCGTGAAGCAGCGCAGTGAATTCATGGCCTCGATCCGCTCATTGCTGCAGGAGAGTTGA
- the petM gene encoding cytochrome b6-f complex subunit PetM: MASEIFGIAVVFWVLIPVGLAGGALLLKLQKD; the protein is encoded by the coding sequence ATGGCTTCGGAGATTTTCGGCATTGCAGTGGTGTTCTGGGTGCTGATTCCTGTGGGTCTGGCCGGAGGTGCCCTTCTCTTGAAGCTTCAGAAGGATTGA
- the infA gene encoding translation initiation factor IF-1, protein MIETSGVIEKEQGNGFYLVTLEQPAGHQCLCRAAGKLTKFRIKLLAGDKVLVEISPYDLTRGRITYRERNAGAPGGRPGGNRPGGPRRR, encoded by the coding sequence ATGATTGAAACCTCGGGTGTGATTGAAAAAGAGCAGGGCAACGGGTTCTACCTGGTCACCCTCGAGCAGCCCGCAGGTCATCAATGCCTTTGCCGTGCGGCGGGCAAGCTCACCAAGTTCAGGATCAAACTCCTCGCTGGTGACAAGGTGCTGGTGGAGATCAGTCCCTATGACCTCACCAGGGGACGCATCACCTACAGGGAACGCAATGCCGGAGCACCAGGTGGTCGTCCCGGTGGCAACCGCCCCGGGGGACCACGCCGCCGTTGA
- a CDS encoding YheT family hydrolase, which translates to MKASHANPPDNPQLLQQLGVVPYQQRFPWIGGDLQTLRDTLRPVSLPPDRGEPIPIAVPALASGAAAAGELLAFLDRPDLSFDLRGAPPRALVLLLHGLGGSSRREGLRRLGIALQNSGFAVLRLNLRGADPGRHLAGGTYAARCNSDLLPVIQRARQLCAELVASARPLPLFGAGVSLGGTMLLNACMASVEERATHGWEGHAPLLDGLFCASSPLDLAACSASIERPRNRVYQRWLLKRLVRQTLADPFGVSAQEQQRLTADPPRSIRAFDEAVTAPRWGFSSVDDYYAGASPLPRLLSASQPLPPTLILQALDDPWVPATSAIQLQTTVVADGLPPGRRRLEVLLTAQGGHNGFHGPGDSLIKGCWSDRLACSWFNHGIETSGIE; encoded by the coding sequence TTGAAGGCATCACACGCGAATCCTCCAGACAACCCCCAGCTGTTGCAGCAGCTGGGGGTTGTTCCTTATCAGCAGCGTTTTCCCTGGATCGGTGGAGACCTTCAGACCCTGCGCGACACGCTCCGCCCGGTCTCGCTTCCTCCTGACCGTGGGGAACCGATTCCGATCGCTGTCCCTGCTTTGGCGAGTGGTGCTGCAGCCGCTGGTGAATTGCTGGCGTTTCTGGATCGCCCGGATCTCAGCTTCGACTTGCGAGGCGCACCTCCCAGAGCACTGGTGCTGCTGTTGCACGGTCTTGGCGGCTCCAGTCGCCGTGAGGGTCTGAGGCGTCTTGGCATCGCTCTCCAGAACAGCGGTTTCGCGGTGCTCAGGCTGAATCTGCGCGGAGCGGATCCCGGTCGCCATCTGGCTGGAGGCACCTATGCAGCTCGCTGCAACAGTGATCTTCTGCCGGTGATTCAACGCGCGCGTCAGTTGTGTGCTGAGTTGGTCGCATCAGCCAGGCCATTGCCCCTGTTTGGTGCTGGAGTGTCCCTGGGGGGCACCATGCTGCTCAATGCCTGCATGGCCAGCGTGGAGGAGAGAGCAACGCATGGCTGGGAAGGCCATGCACCGCTGCTGGATGGTCTGTTCTGCGCCAGCAGTCCCTTGGATCTTGCCGCCTGCAGTGCTTCGATCGAACGTCCGCGCAATCGCGTGTATCAGCGTTGGCTTCTGAAGCGCCTCGTACGCCAGACACTGGCGGATCCCTTCGGCGTCAGTGCCCAAGAGCAGCAGCGACTCACCGCTGACCCGCCCCGGTCGATCCGTGCCTTTGATGAAGCGGTAACGGCACCGCGTTGGGGCTTCTCGTCTGTTGACGATTACTACGCCGGTGCTTCACCCCTGCCGCGTCTTCTGTCGGCATCGCAGCCACTCCCGCCGACCTTGATCTTGCAGGCCCTGGATGATCCTTGGGTGCCAGCGACCTCTGCGATCCAACTCCAAACCACCGTGGTTGCTGATGGCTTGCCTCCGGGTCGACGACGCCTTGAGGTGTTGTTGACGGCCCAGGGCGGCCACAACGGCTTTCATGGTCCCGGAGACAGTCTTATCAAAGGGTGTTGGTCTGATCGCTTGGCTTGTTCCTGGTTCAATCATGGGATTGAGACCTCAGGCATCGAATGA
- a CDS encoding methyltransferase domain-containing protein — protein MAEQCCGPALDQTQAVESRYGAAAHQQEACLCTPVAFNASLLKVIPADVVERDYGCGDPTRWVQAGDDVLDLGSGSGKNAFICSQVVGQRGSVIGVDRNDDMLALSCAAAPVVANRIGFANVRFLKGAIEALDASTGSGSPLIESASVDVVLSNCVLNLVNPSARAVLLANIRRVLRPGGRVAISDIVCDRPVPMSLQQDPDLWSGCISGAWLEDAFLADFRALGFEQVGYADRSDTPWRVVEGIEFRAVTLTGVLPGS, from the coding sequence ATGGCAGAACAATGTTGTGGACCGGCTTTAGACCAGACCCAGGCCGTTGAATCCCGATACGGCGCAGCGGCCCATCAACAGGAAGCCTGCCTGTGCACCCCTGTCGCATTTAATGCGTCGCTGTTGAAGGTGATCCCTGCTGATGTTGTGGAGCGCGATTACGGATGCGGTGATCCCACCCGATGGGTGCAGGCCGGCGACGATGTCCTCGATCTCGGAAGCGGCAGCGGCAAAAATGCCTTTATTTGTTCTCAGGTGGTGGGACAGCGTGGATCGGTGATCGGCGTGGATCGCAACGACGACATGCTGGCTCTGTCCTGCGCGGCAGCGCCGGTGGTCGCCAACCGCATCGGCTTCGCAAATGTGCGCTTTTTGAAAGGCGCGATCGAAGCCCTGGATGCTTCGACGGGATCAGGCTCCCCTTTGATTGAATCCGCCAGTGTTGATGTGGTGTTGAGCAACTGTGTGCTCAACCTGGTGAACCCCTCGGCCCGTGCTGTACTTCTGGCCAACATCCGCCGGGTGTTGCGTCCGGGTGGGCGCGTGGCCATCAGCGACATCGTGTGCGATCGGCCTGTGCCGATGAGTCTTCAGCAGGATCCTGACCTCTGGAGTGGTTGCATCAGCGGGGCCTGGCTTGAGGATGCCTTCCTGGCCGACTTCCGTGCCCTTGGTTTTGAGCAGGTGGGCTATGCCGACCGTTCCGACACGCCCTGGAGGGTTGTGGAGGGGATTGAGTTCCGGGCGGTCACCCTCACCGGCGTGCTCCCTGGTTCCTGA
- a CDS encoding pseudouridine synthase, whose amino-acid sequence MLRRSVLTLLLHKPFGVLSQFTREPGSRWGCLADWVDVPNVYAAGRLDADSEGLLILTENGRLQQRLTDPRFGHWRTYWVQVEGLVEDSQLTALEQGVVIKGQSTRPAQATFLDASHWRDLPERTPPIRVRRSIPTSWLSISLREGRNRQIRRMTAAVGLPTLRLIRRSIDLMDSEPPLSLEGLAPGQWRPVKPAEQERLKALLRNQGARR is encoded by the coding sequence CTGCTTCGGAGGTCAGTTCTGACCCTGCTGCTGCATAAGCCGTTCGGGGTACTCAGTCAATTCACCCGAGAGCCCGGCAGCCGCTGGGGGTGCCTGGCCGACTGGGTTGATGTGCCGAATGTGTATGCAGCCGGCCGACTGGATGCCGACAGCGAGGGGCTTTTGATCCTCACTGAGAACGGTCGCCTGCAGCAACGGCTCACCGACCCCCGCTTCGGCCACTGGCGAACTTATTGGGTGCAAGTCGAGGGTTTGGTTGAAGACTCCCAACTCACTGCCCTGGAACAAGGGGTGGTGATCAAAGGGCAGAGCACCCGTCCAGCCCAGGCGACATTCCTCGACGCCAGCCATTGGCGTGATCTACCGGAGCGGACACCCCCCATCCGTGTACGCCGCTCCATCCCCACCTCCTGGCTCAGCATCAGCCTGCGCGAAGGCCGCAACCGCCAGATCAGGAGAATGACAGCGGCTGTTGGTCTGCCGACCCTGCGTTTGATTCGCCGCAGCATCGATTTGATGGATAGTGAACCTCCTCTCAGCCTTGAGGGATTGGCCCCAGGGCAATGGAGACCAGTCAAGCCTGCAGAACAGGAGCGGCTCAAAGCCTTACTCAGGAACCAGGGAGCACGCCGGTGA
- a CDS encoding NAD(P) transhydrogenase subunit alpha, with the protein METSFVEFLWVLLLGSLLGLELIGKVPPTLHTPLMSGANAISGITVLAALTAIIRSGDNLVLLILGAVSLGFALFNVIGGFLVTDRMLAMFSRKPARKENR; encoded by the coding sequence ATGGAAACAAGCTTTGTGGAGTTCCTCTGGGTGCTGCTGCTGGGCAGCCTTCTGGGACTGGAACTGATCGGCAAGGTCCCCCCCACCCTGCACACTCCGCTGATGAGCGGGGCCAATGCCATTTCAGGCATCACCGTGCTTGCCGCGCTTACGGCGATCATCCGCTCCGGGGACAACCTGGTGCTGCTGATTCTCGGAGCCGTTTCCCTGGGTTTTGCCCTCTTCAACGTGATCGGGGGGTTCCTGGTCACCGATCGCATGCTGGCCATGTTCAGCCGTAAGCCCGCCCGCAAGGAGAACCGCTGA
- a CDS encoding NAD(P)(+) transhydrogenase (Re/Si-specific) subunit beta — protein sequence MDFLKYAIELVAVLLLALGIKGLSKVRSARSANQLAAVAMALAVLGLLINYLGTSGISAAAWTWIIIGTVIGGVLGAITAQRVPMTSMPETVALFNGCGGMSSLLVALAAAFFPLQLEAAGLVAVVSIVISVFVGAITFTGSIVAMAKLQGWLSTPAWMQSKARHVVNIALAVASLVAAIKLITDGNGTQGLWLLVVASGLLGIGVTLPIGGADMPVVISLLNSYSGVAAAAAGFVVGSQLLIVAGAMVGAAGLILTQVMCNGMNRSLVSVLFGGALGASAASGGGGGEYTNITSCSVEECALTLEAAERVVIVPGYGLAVAQAQHTLREVTRSLEAAGIQVDYAIHPVAGRMPGHMNVLLAEADVPYEQLKEMDVINPEFPATDVVLVLGANDVVNPQAKNDPSSPLYGMPVLDVQQARTVFVVKRGMSAGYSGIKNDLFDLANTSMVFGDAKKVLGDLLGELKELGVGKK from the coding sequence ATGGATTTTCTCAAGTACGCCATTGAACTCGTTGCCGTACTGCTGCTCGCCCTGGGCATCAAGGGCTTGTCGAAAGTGCGCTCTGCCCGCAGTGCCAACCAGCTGGCCGCTGTGGCGATGGCCTTGGCTGTTCTGGGCCTTCTGATCAACTATCTGGGTACATCAGGCATTTCGGCTGCGGCCTGGACGTGGATCATCATCGGCACGGTGATCGGCGGCGTTCTCGGTGCCATCACGGCTCAGCGGGTTCCGATGACCTCCATGCCGGAAACGGTGGCGCTGTTCAACGGCTGTGGTGGCATGTCATCGCTGCTTGTGGCGCTTGCCGCAGCCTTCTTCCCGCTCCAACTCGAGGCCGCGGGACTGGTCGCCGTGGTGTCCATTGTGATTTCCGTGTTTGTGGGTGCCATCACCTTCACGGGATCGATCGTGGCCATGGCCAAGCTCCAGGGCTGGCTGTCAACGCCCGCCTGGATGCAGAGCAAGGCCCGTCACGTGGTCAACATCGCTCTTGCTGTGGCTTCTCTCGTTGCCGCCATCAAGTTGATTACAGATGGAAATGGCACCCAGGGGCTGTGGCTGCTGGTGGTGGCCTCCGGTTTGCTCGGCATCGGCGTCACCCTGCCCATCGGCGGCGCAGACATGCCCGTGGTGATTTCGCTGTTGAACAGCTATTCCGGTGTGGCGGCTGCCGCTGCCGGTTTCGTGGTGGGGAGCCAGTTGCTGATCGTGGCGGGTGCGATGGTCGGCGCCGCCGGTCTGATCCTCACCCAGGTGATGTGCAATGGAATGAACCGTTCGCTGGTGTCGGTGCTCTTTGGCGGTGCTCTGGGCGCCAGTGCTGCTTCTGGAGGCGGTGGTGGTGAATACACCAACATCACCAGTTGCAGTGTGGAGGAATGTGCCCTCACCCTGGAGGCTGCTGAGCGGGTGGTGATCGTCCCCGGTTATGGCCTTGCCGTGGCTCAGGCCCAGCACACCCTGCGCGAGGTCACGCGCTCGCTGGAGGCTGCCGGTATTCAGGTGGATTACGCCATTCACCCGGTGGCTGGTCGCATGCCGGGTCACATGAATGTGCTGCTCGCTGAGGCCGATGTGCCCTATGAGCAGCTCAAGGAGATGGATGTGATCAACCCCGAGTTCCCTGCCACCGATGTGGTGTTGGTGCTCGGCGCCAACGATGTGGTCAATCCCCAGGCGAAGAACGATCCCAGCTCGCCGCTTTACGGGATGCCAGTGCTCGATGTGCAGCAGGCCCGCACTGTGTTTGTGGTCAAGCGGGGCATGAGCGCCGGCTACTCCGGCATCAAGAACGACTTGTTCGACTTGGCTAACACCTCCATGGTGTTTGGTGATGCCAAGAAGGTGCTGGGCGACTTGCTGGGCGAGCTCAAAGAGCTCGGTGTCGGCAAAAAGTGA